In a genomic window of Erigeron canadensis isolate Cc75 chromosome 5, C_canadensis_v1, whole genome shotgun sequence:
- the LOC122599016 gene encoding ammonium transporter 3 member 1-like — MATSVLPSAYQTSASAPDWLNKGDNAWQMISATLVGLMSVPGLVILYGSIVKKKWAVNSAFMALYAFSAVIICWVTWAYKMSFGEKLLPFWGRAGPALGQKFLIKQAALPASAHYYQNGTLETGMITPFYPMASMVWFQCVFAAIALILLAGSLLGRMNIKAWMAFVPLWLTFSYTVGAFSLWGGGFLFHWGVMDYSGGYVIHLSSGVAGFTAAYWVGPRLKVDRERFPPNNVLMTLAGAGLLWMGWAGFNGGDPYTANIDSSMAVLNTNICAATSLLVWTWLDVIFFGKPSVIGAVQGMITGLVCITPGAGLVQGWAAIVMGVLSGSVPWFTMMVVHKKWTLLQKVDDTLGVVHTHAVAGYLGGILTGVFAEPTLCSLFLPVTNSRGGVYGGSGGVQVLKQMVGGAFIIGWNIVATSIICIVIGLVIPLRMSDEQLLIGDDAVHGEEAYALWGDGEKYDGTKHGMYSDDTTHHRQASGATQVL; from the exons ATGGCTACTTCCGTCTTGCCATCGGCCTACCAAACGTCGGCGTCGGCCCCAGACTGGCTCAACAAAGGCGACAACGCATGGCAAATGATCTCGGCCACCCTTGTAGGACTCATGAGTGTACCGGGCCTTGTTATACTTTATGGAAGCATAGTTAAGAAAAAATGGGCAGTTAACTCGGCTTTCATGGCTCTTTACGCCTTCTCAGCCGTCATCATTTGTTGGGTTACGTGGGCTTATAAGATGTCGTTCGGCGAGAAGCTACTACCCTTTTGGGGCAGAGCCGGCCCGGCCCTTGGTCAGAAGTTTCTTATTAAGCAGGCTGCCTTGCCGGCCTCTGCTCACTACTACCAAAATGGAACC CTTGAAACGGGAATGATCACGCCTTTCTATCCAATGGCGTCGATGGTGTGGTTTCAATGCGTGTTTGCAGCAATAGCATTAATCTTGTTGGCAGGATCTTTGCTTGGAAGGATGAATATCAAGGCTTGGATGGCTTTCGTGCCATTGTGGCTAACATTCTCGTATACAGTCGGGGCGTTTAGCTTGTGGGGTGGCGGTTTCTTGTTTCATTGGGGTGTTATGGACTATTCGGGTGGTTATGTCATTCATCTGTCTTCAGGAGTTGCTGGTTTTACTGCTGCTTATTGG GTAGGACCAAGATTGAAAGTCGACAGAGAAAGGTTTCCACCAAACAATGTATTGATGACATTGGCCGGAGCAGGGCTGTTATGGATGGGTTGGGCTGGCTTCAACGGCGGAGATCCATACACTGCCAACATTGACTCCTCCATGGCCGTTCTTAACACCAACATCTGTGCTGCCACTAGTCTCCTCGTCTGGACCTGGCTCGATGTCATTTTCTTTGGTAAACCATCAGTCATTGGTGCTGTTCAAGGCATGATTACTGGACTAGTTTGTATCACCCCTGGAGCGGGTCTTGTTCAAGGATGGGCTGCTATCGTTATGGGGGTTCTATCTGGGAGTGTTCCGTGGTTCACCATGATGGTGGTTCACAAGAAATGGACGTTGCTGCAAAAAGTTGATGACACCCTTGGCGTAGTTCACACCCATGCAGTGGCGGGATACCTTGGAGGCATTCTTACGGGTGTATTTGCTGAGCCCACTCTTTGCTCACTCTTTTTACCAGTGACGAACTCACGGGGTGGTGTGTATGGTGGTTCAGGTGGCGTGCAGGTACTGAAACAGATGGTTGGTGGAGCGTTTATTATTGGATGGAACATAGTGGCTACGTCGATAATCTGTATAGTGATTGGTCTTGTAATACCTCTACGGATGTCTGATGAGCAGTTGTTGATTGGAGATGATGCTGTTCATGGCGAGGAGGCGTATGCATTGTGGGGAGATGGGGAGAAGTATGATGGGACAAAACACGGAATGTATTCTGATGACACGACACACCACCGGCAGGCAAGCGGAGCTACCCAGGTTCTTTAA
- the LOC122599015 gene encoding TBC1 domain family member 5-like → MIPENSVATEELPERRFWDLRGVQWRTDLGVLPENSGVDEVRRVTANSRRRYAAIRRKLLIDPPVPKDGNNFADLAMDNPLSQDPDSMWGRFFQKAELEKMVDQDLSRLYPEHGSYFQTPGCQGMLRRILLLWCIRHPNYGYRQGMHELLAPLLYVLQADVERLSAVRKLYAHYFTDNFDGFSFYETDSAYKSNLKQLSQHIEDDNEIQENQVKFCNPNELDPKIQTIISFSDAYGAEGELGIVLSEKFMEHDAYCMFDALMNGSGGVVSMASFFSPNPLNGPQNGLPPVIEASSELYHLLAIVDSSLYTHFIELGVEPQYFALRWLRVLFGREFALEDLLVIWDEIFSFGNIKLNTVSENDSDITFGVLNSPRGAFIASLAVSMILYIRSSILATETATSCLQRLLNFPQDVNLGKLLKKANSLMTVAIDAMRSAPRRVASDGVHERAKLKGFRGHSLSSDAAALGSPLSSVRDSYWEEKWRVLHKEEKQKQMNPQKKSQSQLKGWSEKVKSRLLRTESDPSSSKAFREKTSTSRPQVRRKLLDDLSRQLGLEEEIENEKAVSGNGGSEESSSIFSGPSSPIRADAATDNDHENDTDQSSVASNLIVDESDLDPEPEPEPKPCIAVEASIACTAVEASITCTSVDSSSDIQEVDENKHNLVSDPPEDAPLKAVENQDSIGKSGSNLKDRILSSGKFQWFWKFGKNGVDGSFESTNCSMVGRDQKSEVPPSTKDVTSKGESVNQNKTYSLKNLGQSMVENLQVIESVFQQEKYEAGHVDSSSKKALVDRGQMTATAALKELRKISNILSEM, encoded by the exons atgattccGGAAAATTCAGTAGCGACGGAAGAGTTGCCGGAGAGAAGGTTTTGGGATTTAAGAGGAGTACAGTGGCGTACTGATTTAGGAGTTTTGCCGGAAAATTCTGGAGTTGATGAAGTTCGCCGTGTTACTGCTAATTCTCGCcggag GTATGCTGCAATAAGGAGGAAGCTTCTCATTGATCCTCCTGTCCCGAAAGATGGAAACAATTTTGCTGATCTTGCTATGGACAATCCGTTATCACAAGACCCGG ATAGCATGTGGGGTCGGTTTTTCCAAAAAGCCGAGTTAGAGAAAATGGTTGACCAAGATTTGTCACGATTGTATCCTGAACATGGTAGCTACTTCCAGACTCCCGGATGCCAAGGCATGTTAAGACGAATTTTGTTGCTTTGGTGTATTAGACATCCAAATTACGGGTACAGACAAG GAATGCATGAACTCTTGGCTCCATTATTGTACGTTCTTCAGGCAGATGTAGAGCGCCTTTCTGCTGTGCGAAAATTATATGCACATTACTTCACTGATAATTTTGACGGATTCTCATTTTACGAGACTGATTCAGCTTATAAATCTAACTTGAAACAGCTGTCTCAACATATAGAAGATGATAACGAAATCCAAGAGAATCAAGTTAAGTTTTGTAACCCTAATGAACTTGATCCCAAGATACAAACCATCATTTCATTTAGTGATGCTTATGGGGCCGAGGGCGAATTGGGTATTGTTTTATCTGAAAAATTCATGGAACATGATGCTTATTGTAtgtttgatgcattgatgaatgGTTCTGGTGGCGTGGTCTCAATGGCAAGCTTTTTCTCCCCTAATCCATTAAATGGGCCACAAAACGGTTTGCCACCTGTAATAGAAGCATCTTCCGAGCTATACCACTTGCTTGCAATCGTCGATTCGTCTCTTTACACTCATTTTATTGAGCTTGGAGTTGAACCGCAATATTTTGCTCTTCGATGGTTACGGGTTCTTTTTGGGCGTGAGTTTGCTCTTGAGGACCTTTTGGTAATATGGGATGAAATATTTTCATTTGGCAACATTAAACTAAATACAGTTTCCGAAAATGACTCTGATATCACCTTTGGGGTGCTTAATTCGCCTCGAGGGGCTTTCATTGCATCCCTTGCCGTTTCAATGATTCTTTATATACGATCATCTATTCTTGCCACTGAAACCGCCACTTCATGCCTCCAAAGATTATTAAACTTCCCGCAGGATGTGAATTTGGGCAAACTGTTAAAGAAAGCTAATTCTCTAATGACGGTTGCTATTGATGCTATGAGATCGGCCCCACGTCGAGTAGCTAGTGATGGGGTTCATGAGCGGGCCAAATTGAAGGGCTTCAGAGGTCACAGTCTGTCATCTGATGCAGCTGCTTTGGGAAGCCCTTTAAGCTCAGTGCGTGATAGCTACTGGGAAGAGAAATGGAGGGTGTTGcataaagaagaaaaacaaaagcaaaTGAACCCACAAaagaaaagtcaaagtcaactcAAAGGTTGGTCGGAAAAAGTTAAGTCACGGTTATTGCGAACGGAATCTGACCCATCTTCTTCAAAAGCGTTTCGTGAAAAAACGAGCACTTCCAGACCACAGGTTAGGAGAAAGTTGCTGGATGATTTATCCCGACAGCTTGGTCTAGAAGAAGAAATCGAGAATGAAAAAGCCGTGAGTGGAAATGGTGGCAGTGAAGAGAGCTCATCTATTTTCTCTGGTCCTTCTAGTCCTATACGTGCTGATGCTGCTACTGATAATGACCATGAAAATGACACTGATCAAAGTAGTGTAGCTTCAAatttaatagttgatgaaagcgATCTGGACCCTGAGCCCGAACCTGAACCCAAGCCTTGTATTGCAGTGGAGGCGTCTATTGCTTGTACTGCAGTGGAGGCGTCTATTACTTGTACTTCAGTGGATTCATCTAGTGATATTCAGGAAGTGGATGAAAACAAGCACAATCTGGTTTCTGATCCCCCTGAAGATGCACCTTTGAAGGCAGTGGAGAATCAAGACTCTATAGGGAAGTCCGGATCTAATTTGAAAGACAGGATACTTTCCTCGGGAAAGTTTCAGTGGTTTTGGAAGTTTGGAAAAAACGGGGTTGATGGTTCTTTTGAGTCAACAAACTGTTCTATGGTGGGCCGTGATCAGAAAAGTGAAGTGCCGCCTTCTACAAAGGATGTGACAAGCAAAGGAGAATCCGTGAACCAAAATAAGACGTATTCTTTGAAGAATCTTGGCCAATCTATGGTTGAAAATCTTCAG GTAATTGAATCAGTATTCCAGCAAGAAAAGTATGAAGCAGGGCATGTAGATAGCTCGTCAAAAAAGGCGCTGGTAGACAGAGGTCAAATGACGGCCACCGCAGCTCTAAAAGAGCTTCGTAAGATTAGCAATATTCTATCAGAAATGTGA